One segment of Massilia sp. Se16.2.3 DNA contains the following:
- the nudC gene encoding NAD(+) diphosphatase: MLQTPPTFTPLMAPQQHDAPLTFLFHGGRLLVREHDLALPDAAALAQIGLDPARVQPVGLLGERYCQAGWLDQEAALEGYAWHGLRSLLFGAFDEQLMGVAGRAAQIAEWARTHRFCGACAHPMARVLHERSFRCAHCGHLAYPRISPAMMVLIRKGDAVLLAMHVASPTKRFTPLAGFLEAGESIEEAIHREVYEEVGLQVRNLQYFASQSWPFPHSLMIAFTADYAGGEIRVDPTEIAEARWFGPDDEWPERVPQVSVSSVLVDAHRPPGR, encoded by the coding sequence ATGCTGCAAACGCCCCCGACCTTCACGCCGCTGATGGCGCCCCAGCAACACGACGCCCCCCTGACTTTCCTGTTCCATGGCGGGCGCCTGCTCGTGCGCGAACACGACCTGGCCCTGCCGGACGCCGCGGCCCTGGCGCAAATCGGGCTCGACCCGGCCCGGGTCCAGCCGGTCGGCCTGCTCGGCGAGCGCTATTGCCAGGCGGGCTGGCTCGACCAGGAGGCGGCGCTCGAAGGCTACGCCTGGCACGGCCTGCGTTCGCTGCTGTTCGGCGCCTTCGACGAGCAGCTGATGGGCGTGGCCGGGCGCGCCGCGCAGATCGCCGAATGGGCGCGCACGCACCGTTTCTGCGGCGCTTGCGCCCATCCGATGGCGCGCGTGCTGCACGAACGCAGCTTCAGGTGCGCCCATTGCGGGCACCTGGCCTACCCGCGCATTTCGCCGGCGATGATGGTCCTGATCCGCAAGGGCGACGCGGTGCTGCTGGCGATGCACGTGGCCTCGCCCACGAAACGCTTCACGCCGCTGGCGGGATTCCTGGAAGCGGGCGAATCGATCGAGGAAGCGATCCACCGCGAGGTGTACGAGGAGGTAGGATTGCAGGTGAGGAACCTGCAGTATTTCGCGAGCCAGTCATGGCCCTTCCCGCATTCGTTGATGATCGCTTTTACGGCCGACTACGCGGGTGGCGAGATCCGCGTCGATCCCACCGAGATTGCCGAGGCGCGCTGGTTCGGACCGGATGATGAGTGGCCCGAGCGCGTGCCGCAGGTGTCGGTGTCGAGCGTGCTGGTCGACGCGCACCGGCCACCGGGACGCTAG
- a CDS encoding RtcB family protein: MKQPEYELLDTGASARSTVKPVKMWTRGVPVEPGAKDQLAKLAELPFVYHHVAVMPDVHIGKGSTIGSVIPTLGAVIPAAVGVDIGCGMMAAKTTLRATDLPDSLGKLRSAIEQAIPHGMSPKTRNARGRDVGSWDRPPPPVDAGWAKLKDEFDALCRKWPKLRGTNNYKHLGTLGSGNHFVEICLDEDNFVWLMLHSGSRGVGNAIGTHFIELAKQDMRRHMVNLPDDDLAYLQEGTQHYDDYVEAVGWAQKFARTNRDVMMQNLIHAVRAVIPKPFETHVEAVNCHHNYVQQERHFGRDVMITRKGAVSARTGELGIIPGSMGAKSFIVRGKGNPESFNSCSHGAGRLMSRTEAKRRFTRADMERATQGVESRKDDAVIDEIPMAYKDIDAVMRAQSELVEVVHTLKQIVCVKG, from the coding sequence ATGAAGCAACCCGAATACGAACTGCTCGACACCGGCGCAAGTGCCAGGTCGACCGTCAAACCGGTCAAGATGTGGACGCGCGGCGTGCCCGTCGAACCCGGTGCCAAGGACCAGCTCGCCAAACTGGCCGAGTTGCCTTTCGTTTACCACCACGTGGCTGTCATGCCCGACGTGCACATTGGCAAGGGCTCGACCATCGGCAGCGTGATTCCGACGCTGGGCGCGGTGATCCCGGCCGCGGTTGGGGTCGACATCGGCTGCGGCATGATGGCGGCAAAAACCACGCTGCGTGCGACTGACTTGCCCGACAGCCTGGGCAAACTGCGCAGCGCCATCGAACAGGCGATTCCGCACGGAATGTCGCCGAAGACGCGCAATGCAAGAGGGCGCGACGTCGGCTCATGGGACCGCCCGCCGCCGCCCGTCGACGCCGGCTGGGCGAAACTGAAGGACGAATTCGACGCGCTGTGCCGCAAGTGGCCGAAACTGCGCGGCACGAACAACTACAAGCATCTCGGCACGCTCGGCAGCGGCAACCATTTCGTCGAGATCTGCCTCGATGAAGACAATTTTGTGTGGTTGATGCTGCACTCCGGCTCGCGCGGAGTCGGCAACGCGATCGGCACCCATTTCATCGAACTGGCCAAGCAGGACATGCGCCGCCACATGGTGAACTTGCCCGACGACGACCTGGCCTACCTGCAGGAGGGCACCCAGCACTACGACGATTACGTGGAAGCCGTCGGCTGGGCGCAGAAGTTCGCGCGCACCAACCGCGACGTGATGATGCAGAACCTGATCCACGCGGTACGTGCCGTGATTCCAAAGCCCTTCGAGACCCATGTCGAGGCGGTCAATTGCCATCACAACTATGTGCAGCAAGAGCGCCACTTCGGCCGCGACGTGATGATCACGCGCAAAGGTGCGGTCTCGGCGCGCACCGGCGAATTGGGCATCATTCCTGGGTCGATGGGCGCAAAGAGCTTCATCGTGCGCGGCAAGGGTAACCCGGAAAGTTTCAATAGCTGCAGCCATGGGGCCGGCCGCCTGATGAGCCGCACCGAAGCCAAGCGGCGCTTTACCCGCGCCGACATGGAACGCGCCACGCAGGGCGTCGAATCACGCAAGGACGATGCCGTGATCGACGAAATCCCGATGGCCTACAAGGACATCGATGCCGTCATGCGGGCGCAAAGCGAACTGGTGGAGGTGGTGCATACCCTGAAGCAGATTGTCTGCGTGAAAGGATAA
- a CDS encoding phosphatase PAP2 family protein, which yields MFDHLNQFLFSFINAAPGLAGWRLHGALFAAEWIVLAVPLGLVLMWTNGTAAQREAAVRALLAAIVAFTLSKVIGLMWFHPRPFMVGVGQTFLHHAPDSSFPSDHATGMFSVALALVLSSVGEARRFGYVLLGLAVVVAWARVFLGVHWPLDMAMALVVSLVGALLANGRFGLALAAMLVPLMRSIYRRVLALPIARGWIRP from the coding sequence ATGTTCGATCACCTGAACCAGTTCCTGTTTTCCTTTATTAACGCCGCTCCTGGCCTCGCGGGCTGGCGCCTGCACGGCGCCCTGTTTGCTGCCGAGTGGATCGTCCTGGCGGTGCCGCTGGGCCTGGTGCTGATGTGGACCAATGGCACGGCGGCACAGCGCGAAGCGGCCGTACGCGCGCTGCTGGCGGCCATCGTTGCCTTCACGCTGAGCAAAGTCATCGGCCTGATGTGGTTCCATCCGCGTCCCTTCATGGTCGGGGTCGGTCAGACTTTCCTGCATCACGCACCGGACAGTTCCTTTCCGAGCGACCACGCGACCGGCATGTTCTCGGTGGCACTGGCTCTGGTGCTGAGCAGCGTGGGCGAGGCGCGCCGCTTCGGCTATGTCCTCCTGGGACTGGCCGTGGTGGTGGCCTGGGCCCGCGTTTTCCTGGGCGTGCATTGGCCGCTGGACATGGCAATGGCCTTGGTGGTGTCGCTGGTGGGCGCGCTGCTGGCCAATGGCCGCTTCGGCCTGGCGCTGGCGGCCATGCTGGTGCCGCTGATGCGTTCGATTTACCGCCGTGTACTGGCTTTGCCGATCGCGCGCGGCTGGATCCGTCCTTAG
- a CDS encoding (2Fe-2S)-binding protein: MRERITSRRIAAGRRCTTSRIHPTDEKTMPDDDQHAMAQQAPPYVPPQPLTLRINGTDHQLLVEPRVSLLDALRDRIGLTGTKKGCDRGQCGACTVLVDGQRINSCLTLAVMHDGREITTVEGLAQGDKPHPVQQAFMDHDAFQCGYCTPGQVCSTVALLRELAEGQASAVTRGERLVQLSEEEIRERMSGNLCRCGAYQNIVAAIRTAASVAGQ, translated from the coding sequence CTGCGTGAAAGGATAACCAGCAGGCGCATTGCGGCGGGCCGCAGGTGCACCACGTCCCGGATCCATCCAACCGACGAGAAGACCATGCCAGACGACGATCAACATGCCATGGCGCAGCAGGCGCCGCCCTACGTTCCACCGCAGCCTCTGACCCTGCGCATTAACGGGACAGACCACCAGCTACTGGTCGAGCCGCGCGTCAGCCTGCTCGACGCGCTGCGCGATCGTATCGGGCTGACCGGTACCAAGAAAGGTTGCGACCGCGGCCAGTGCGGCGCCTGTACCGTGCTCGTCGATGGCCAGCGCATCAATTCCTGCCTGACGCTGGCGGTGATGCACGACGGCCGCGAGATCACCACCGTGGAGGGGCTGGCGCAGGGTGACAAGCCGCACCCGGTGCAGCAAGCCTTCATGGACCACGACGCTTTCCAGTGCGGCTATTGCACGCCCGGCCAGGTGTGCTCGACGGTGGCGCTGCTGCGCGAACTGGCTGAAGGGCAAGCCAGCGCCGTCACGCGCGGCGAGCGGCTGGTGCAACTCAGCGAGGAGGAAATCCGTGAGCGCATGAGCGGCAACCTGTGCCGCTGCGGCGCCTACCAGAACATCGTCGCGGCAATCCGCACTGCGGCCAGCGTCGCCGGTCAATGA
- a CDS encoding DUF4142 domain-containing protein, giving the protein MASLNPVQVRKYLKGVDYPVSRAALLDSARSMGADEALCASIEQLPGDAYQTPADVSQALGRLLPGGAPWSSGADGASVAGTPTGGLPRDGSDAFLVLAMQDAMAEIQVCELALEKSGKDAVHAFAQAMIDEHGRMGRDIEQLAARKGLPTPQTIRPEQEMTVEELASLSGRDFEQRWIQYNIDLHERDVKLFRQHALDQRDSEIRALAGQIGEALAGHLQMAHELGKTLAIPEQRSVGTRRSGTV; this is encoded by the coding sequence ATGGCGTCGCTCAATCCGGTCCAGGTCCGGAAATACCTGAAGGGAGTCGACTACCCGGTGTCGCGCGCGGCGCTGCTCGACAGTGCGCGCAGCATGGGCGCCGACGAAGCGCTCTGTGCCTCGATCGAGCAATTGCCTGGCGACGCGTACCAGACGCCGGCCGATGTCAGCCAGGCCCTCGGGCGCCTGCTGCCGGGTGGCGCGCCGTGGTCCTCCGGCGCCGACGGTGCGTCCGTGGCCGGCACGCCGACGGGTGGACTGCCCCGGGACGGCAGCGATGCCTTCCTGGTGCTGGCCATGCAGGATGCGATGGCGGAGATCCAGGTCTGCGAACTGGCGCTCGAAAAATCCGGCAAGGACGCGGTGCACGCCTTTGCCCAGGCGATGATCGACGAGCACGGCCGCATGGGCCGCGACATCGAACAACTGGCCGCGCGCAAGGGCCTGCCGACACCGCAGACCATCCGGCCGGAGCAGGAAATGACGGTCGAGGAATTGGCCAGCCTGTCCGGGCGCGACTTCGAGCAGCGCTGGATCCAGTACAACATCGACCTGCACGAACGCGACGTCAAGCTGTTCCGCCAGCATGCGCTGGACCAGCGCGACAGCGAGATTCGCGCGCTGGCAGGGCAGATCGGCGAGGCGCTGGCCGGGCACCTGCAGATGGCGCACGAACTCGGCAAGACGCTGGCCATCCCTGAGCAGCGCAGCGTCGGCACGCGCCGGTCCGGCACGGTATGA
- a CDS encoding xanthine dehydrogenase family protein subunit M, whose protein sequence is MHSLSYERARDLAHAIELGSEPGSKYIGGGTNLLDLYKSGIERPVRLVDVSRLALNGVEELTDGGLRIGAMASNTVAANHPLVRTRYRVLSEAILNGATAQLRNMATVGGNLLQRTRCYYFTDPAFEHCNKRVPGSGCAAIDGFNRIHAILGASPSCIATNPSDMAVALVALDARVRLAGPDGERVVPMADFHRLPGDQPQFDTVIAPGELITAIDLPPPFAAQSHYVKVRDRASYAFALVSVATVLDLQCDVVRDLRLVLGGVAHKPWRAVEAEDLLRGQPLSEDAIARAGAAAVAGAQPYVHNAFKVELVPRAIARALRIAGGRA, encoded by the coding sequence GTGCATTCACTGAGCTATGAACGGGCGCGCGACCTCGCCCACGCGATCGAACTGGGCAGCGAGCCCGGCAGCAAGTACATCGGCGGCGGCACCAATTTGCTCGACCTGTACAAGAGCGGCATCGAGCGGCCGGTGCGCCTGGTCGACGTCAGCCGGCTGGCGCTGAACGGGGTCGAGGAATTGACCGACGGCGGACTGCGCATCGGTGCGATGGCCAGCAACACGGTCGCGGCGAATCACCCGCTGGTGCGCACGCGCTATCGCGTGCTGTCGGAAGCGATCCTGAACGGTGCCACGGCGCAGTTGCGCAACATGGCCACCGTGGGCGGCAACCTGCTGCAGCGCACGCGCTGCTATTACTTCACCGATCCTGCTTTCGAACACTGCAACAAGCGCGTGCCTGGTTCCGGCTGCGCGGCCATCGACGGTTTCAATCGCATCCACGCCATTCTTGGTGCCAGTCCGTCCTGCATCGCCACCAACCCCTCGGACATGGCCGTGGCCCTGGTGGCGCTGGACGCGAGGGTGCGCCTGGCGGGGCCGGATGGCGAACGTGTGGTGCCGATGGCTGATTTCCACCGCCTGCCGGGCGATCAGCCGCAGTTTGACACCGTCATCGCACCGGGCGAACTGATCACGGCCATCGACCTGCCGCCGCCGTTTGCCGCGCAATCGCATTATGTAAAAGTGCGCGACCGCGCCAGCTATGCCTTCGCGCTGGTGTCGGTGGCGACCGTCCTCGACTTGCAGTGTGATGTCGTGCGCGACCTGCGCCTGGTGCTGGGCGGCGTCGCCCATAAACCATGGCGGGCCGTCGAGGCGGAGGACCTGCTGCGTGGCCAGCCCTTGAGTGAGGATGCGATCGCGCGTGCCGGCGCGGCTGCCGTGGCCGGCGCCCAGCCCTATGTCCATAATGCCTTCAAGGTCGAGCTGGTGCCGCGTGCCATCGCCCGGGCACTGCGCATTGCGGGAGGACGCGCATGA
- the folE gene encoding GTP cyclohydrolase I FolE encodes MSDKEAFTEHDWRRLLASLGEDPNRPGLHETPARVAKAWKHWTSGYDQNPVEVLKAFEDGAEQYNELIVVRGIPVYSHCEHHLAPFFGKATVGYLPNGKIVGLSKLTRLVDIFSKRLQVQERMTMQIANALMEVLEPKAVGVVVKCRHMCMESRGIRTQGEETITSCMLGELQPNLALRTEFLALARD; translated from the coding sequence ATGTCCGACAAAGAAGCATTCACCGAGCACGACTGGCGCCGCCTGCTGGCCAGCCTCGGTGAGGATCCGAACCGCCCTGGCCTGCACGAAACGCCTGCGCGCGTTGCCAAAGCCTGGAAGCACTGGACTTCCGGCTACGACCAGAACCCGGTCGAAGTCCTGAAAGCCTTCGAGGACGGTGCCGAGCAATACAACGAATTGATCGTGGTGCGCGGCATCCCGGTCTACAGTCATTGCGAACACCACCTGGCGCCATTCTTCGGCAAGGCCACCGTCGGCTACCTGCCGAACGGGAAGATCGTCGGCCTGTCGAAGCTGACCCGCCTGGTCGACATTTTCTCGAAGCGCCTGCAGGTGCAGGAGCGCATGACGATGCAGATCGCCAACGCGCTGATGGAAGTGCTGGAACCGAAGGCGGTCGGCGTGGTCGTCAAGTGCCGCCACATGTGCATGGAAAGCCGCGGCATCCGTACCCAGGGCGAAGAAACCATCACCTCCTGCATGCTGGGCGAATTGCAGCCGAACCTGGCGCTGCGTACCGAATTCCTCGCACTCGCACGCGACTGA
- a CDS encoding xanthine dehydrogenase family protein molybdopterin-binding subunit, whose translation MNSIGAPMNRTDGWDKVSGAARYSAEHPVDNLAHAVLVTSTIPNGRVKRIDSSDAQQVPGLLLVMSHENVLRLPRETRAGKVSPPIGRVLSLLQDADVHYNNQPIAVVVAETFEAAREAAARLRVEYEHKPALLDFEEAKQHVHPPEKVLTQKPDTKRGDLQTGLLAGSSRIDVTYRTPIEHHNPIEPHATIAAWDGEHLTLYDSTQYMKGVQRTVAGTLGIDPENVTVLCPYVGGGFGCKGSVWSHVVLAAMAAKMAGRPVRLVLDRNQMFGPVGQRPVTEQRMRLAAMGDGRLTGSAHDTVAYTSMIEDWIEPCGLMTRMMYAVPNQETSHRLARMHLGTPTFMRAPGEASGSFALESGMDELAHELGIDPLQLRLQNYTERDPGKDLPFSSKSLRQCYEVGAERFGWSRRNPQPRSMREGDKLVGWGMATATYPTNRSKGACSATMAPDGSVVFRSSTQDLGTGTYTVMTQIAADGLGVPVARVRFELGNSQLPEAPVSGGSTTVASVGSAVLAAGGALRLKLIGIAVADERSPLYGVTADEVDAQDGELFLRADPSRREAMASIVGRHGGGPVEAMAEAEPGDASKQFSMHAFGAVFVEVHVDEALGEVRVPRVVGVYGVGKLMNAKTGHSQLMGGIVGGLGMALLEETVIDPRNGRAVNGNLAEYHVPVNADIGHIDVQVVEEEDPHVNPLGAKGIGEIGITGVAAAVANAVYHATGKRIRALPITLDKLL comes from the coding sequence ATGAACAGCATCGGCGCACCCATGAATCGTACCGACGGCTGGGACAAGGTCAGCGGCGCGGCGCGCTACTCGGCCGAGCACCCGGTCGATAACCTGGCCCATGCGGTGCTCGTTACCAGCACCATCCCGAACGGACGCGTCAAGCGGATCGACAGCAGCGACGCGCAGCAGGTGCCGGGCCTGCTGCTGGTGATGAGCCATGAAAACGTGCTGCGGCTGCCGCGCGAGACCAGGGCCGGCAAGGTATCGCCGCCGATCGGCCGCGTGCTGTCGCTGCTGCAGGACGCCGACGTCCACTACAACAACCAGCCGATCGCCGTTGTCGTCGCCGAAACCTTCGAGGCCGCGCGCGAGGCGGCGGCGCGCCTGCGTGTCGAGTACGAGCACAAGCCGGCCCTGCTCGACTTCGAGGAAGCGAAGCAGCACGTGCATCCTCCAGAAAAAGTGCTCACGCAAAAGCCGGACACGAAACGTGGCGATTTGCAGACGGGCCTGCTGGCCGGCAGCAGTCGCATCGACGTCACTTACCGCACGCCGATCGAGCACCACAACCCGATCGAGCCGCACGCGACGATTGCGGCCTGGGACGGCGAACACCTGACGCTGTACGACTCGACCCAGTACATGAAGGGCGTGCAGCGCACCGTGGCGGGCACGCTCGGCATCGACCCGGAAAACGTCACCGTGCTGTGTCCGTATGTGGGCGGCGGCTTCGGCTGCAAGGGCTCGGTGTGGTCGCACGTGGTGCTGGCCGCCATGGCGGCAAAAATGGCGGGCCGGCCGGTGCGCCTGGTGCTCGACCGCAACCAGATGTTTGGCCCGGTCGGCCAGCGTCCGGTCACCGAGCAGCGCATGCGCCTGGCGGCGATGGGCGACGGCCGCCTCACCGGCAGCGCCCATGACACCGTCGCCTACACCTCGATGATCGAAGACTGGATCGAGCCTTGCGGGCTGATGACGCGCATGATGTACGCAGTGCCGAACCAGGAAACCTCGCACCGCCTGGCGCGCATGCACCTGGGCACGCCGACCTTCATGCGTGCGCCCGGTGAAGCCTCGGGGTCGTTCGCGCTGGAGTCAGGCATGGACGAACTGGCCCATGAACTCGGCATCGACCCGCTGCAGCTGCGCCTGCAAAACTATACCGAGCGCGATCCGGGCAAGGATTTGCCGTTCTCCAGCAAATCGCTGCGCCAGTGCTACGAAGTCGGCGCCGAGCGCTTCGGCTGGAGCCGGCGCAACCCGCAGCCGCGTTCGATGCGCGAAGGCGATAAGCTGGTTGGCTGGGGCATGGCGACGGCCACCTATCCGACCAACCGTTCCAAGGGCGCCTGTTCGGCCACGATGGCGCCTGACGGGAGTGTCGTGTTCCGCTCGAGTACCCAGGACCTGGGCACCGGCACCTATACCGTCATGACGCAGATCGCCGCCGATGGCCTGGGCGTGCCGGTCGCGCGCGTCCGTTTCGAGCTGGGCAATTCGCAATTGCCCGAGGCTCCCGTGTCCGGCGGCTCGACAACCGTCGCGAGCGTGGGGTCGGCGGTGCTGGCGGCGGGTGGCGCCTTGCGCCTGAAACTGATCGGCATCGCGGTGGCGGACGAACGCTCGCCACTGTACGGCGTCACCGCCGACGAGGTCGATGCACAGGATGGCGAACTGTTCCTGCGTGCCGATCCATCCCGGCGCGAGGCGATGGCAAGCATCGTCGGGCGCCATGGCGGTGGGCCGGTGGAAGCCATGGCCGAGGCCGAACCGGGCGACGCCAGCAAGCAGTTCTCGATGCACGCTTTTGGTGCGGTGTTCGTCGAAGTCCATGTGGACGAAGCGCTGGGCGAAGTGCGGGTGCCGCGCGTGGTCGGCGTGTACGGCGTGGGGAAACTCATGAACGCGAAGACCGGGCACAGCCAGCTGATGGGCGGCATCGTCGGCGGCCTGGGCATGGCGCTGCTCGAGGAAACCGTGATCGACCCGCGCAACGGCCGCGCCGTCAACGGCAACCTGGCGGAATACCACGTGCCGGTGAATGCGGATATCGGCCATATCGATGTGCAGGTGGTCGAAGAAGAGGATCCGCACGTGAATCCGCTCGGCGCCAAGGGCATCGGCGAAATCGGCATCACCGGCGTGGCGGCGGCAGTGGCGAATGCCGTGTATCACGCGACCGGCAAGCGGATCCGCGCGTTGCCGATTACGCTCGATAAATTGTTGTAG